From one Lycium barbarum isolate Lr01 chromosome 6, ASM1917538v2, whole genome shotgun sequence genomic stretch:
- the LOC132600152 gene encoding basic blue protein-like, giving the protein MSRGNKVAIVALAMILCILFQTSISNADTFPAGGANGWGFNMNGWPNGKTFKTGDVIEFKYTPGVHNVVKVSKAGYDSCDGSGGQVFNSGDDKVALAQGLSYFICTIGPHCSNGVKAAVTAN; this is encoded by the exons ATGTCTCGAGGAAACAAAGTTGCCATTGTTGCTCTAGCTATGATTCTGTGCATCTTATTCCAAACCAGCATTTCAAATGCAGACACATTTCCTGCTGGTGGCGCTAACGGTTGGGGTTTCAACATGAATGGCTGGCCTAATGGGAAGACTTTCAAGACTGGTGATGTCATTG AGTTTAAATACACACCCGGCGTGCACAATGTGGTGAAAGTGAGCAAAGCAGGATATGACTCCTGTGATGGTAGTGGAGGACAAGTTTTTAATTCAGGAGACGACAAAGTAGCACTTGCACAAGGGCTATCGTATTTCATTTGTACCATAGGACCACATTGCTCTAATGGTGTCAAGGCTGCTGTCACGGCCAATTAA
- the LOC132600156 gene encoding basic blue protein-like, which produces MSGGNKVTIFALAMMLCILLQTSISNADTFPAGGANGWGFSMNDWPNGKIFKVGDIIEFKYPAGIHNVVQVSKAGFDSCDGTGGQVFSSGDDKITLAQGTTYFICSIGQHCANGVKAAVTTK; this is translated from the exons ATGTCCGGAGGAAACAAAGTCACCATTTTTGCTCTAGCTATGATGTTGTGCATCTTACTTCAAACTAGCATCTCAAATGCAGATACATTTCCCGCTGGTGGCGCTAATGGTTGGGGTTTCAGCATGAATGACTGGCCTAATGGCAAGATTTTCAAGGTTGGTGACATCATTG AGTTTAAATACCCAGCTGGGATCCACAATGTTGTGCAAGTGAGCAAGGCAGGGTTTGACTCTTGTGATGGTACTGGAGGACAAGTTTTCAGTTCAGGAGACGACAAAATAACACTTGCTCAAGGAACAACGTACTTCATTTGCAGCATCGGACAACATTGTGCTAATGGTGTCAAGGCTGCTGTCACCACCAAATAA
- the LOC132600153 gene encoding basic blue protein-like, producing the protein MEISGKLEGSAIFLVILMVLFITSQITNAATTYNVGDSDGWTLGVSNWPNGKNFKAGDVLVFKYPKGVHNVVIVNKANYHNCNGSGKTLTSGNDRVTLKKGDAYFICGIAGHCDGGQKIAVTAN; encoded by the exons ATGGAGATTTCAGGGAAATTAGAAGGATCTGCAATTTTTTTGGTTATATTGATGGTGTTATTTATTACTAGTCAAATAACAAATGCAGCAACTACGTACAACGTTGGAGATAGTGATGGTTGGACATTGGGTGTTAGCAACTGGCCTAATGGCAAGAATTTCAAAGCTGGTGATGTGCTTG TATTTAAATATCCAAAAGGTGTTCACAATGTGGTGATAGTGAACAAAGCGAACTACCATAATTGTAATGGTTCTGGAAAAACATTGACTTCTGGGAATGATAGAGTAACCCTTAAAAAGGGAGATGCCTACTTTATTTGTGGTATTGCTGGTCATTGTGATGGTGGCCAAAAGATTGCAGTCACTGCTAATTAG
- the LOC132598722 gene encoding large ribosomal subunit protein P1-like — MSLGEVACTYACLILHDEDIPITAEKISTLVKAANVTVEPYWPLLFSKLAEKRNLSDLIMNVGAGGGGAAAVAAPVGGAAAGGAAAAAPAAEEKKEEAKEESDDDMGFGLFD; from the exons ATGTCTCTCGGAGAAGTCGCATGTACCTACGCTTGTTTGATCCTCCACGATGAGGACATTCCCATCACC GCAGAGAAGATTTCAACACTTGTAAAAGCAGCAAATGTGACTGTGGAGCCTTACTGGCCTCTATTGTTCTCCAAGCTTGCTGAGAAGAGAAACCTCTCAGATCTCATCATGAATGTCGGTGCCGGAGGTGGTGGTGCCGCTGCCGTCGCCGCCCCTGTCGGTGGCGCCGCCGCTGGTGGTGCTGCTGCAGCTGCCCCTGCCGCTGAGGAGAAGAAG GAGGAGGCAAAGGAAGAAAGTGATGACGACATGggattcggtttgtttgattag
- the LOC132644602 gene encoding basic blue protein-like gives MYRVDMIKIFLAIMLCVQLQINISNADTFSVGGANGWGFNMNGWPNGKIFDVGDVVEFKYKIGMHNVVIVNKVGFNSCNATGGEVLSSGDDQVLVPKGTTYFICSIGDHCANGVKVAIIGK, from the exons ATGTATAGAGTTGACATGATCAAAATTTTCCTAGCCATAATGTTATGCGTCCAGCTCCAGATCAACATTTCAAATGCAGATACTTTTTCTGTTGGTGGCGCCAATGGTTGGGGCTTTAACATGAATGGATGGCCTAATGGAAAAATTTTCGATGTTGGTGATGTCGTTG AGTTTAAGTATAAAATTGGAATGCACAACGTGGTGATAGTGAACAAAGTTGGATTCAACTCTTGCAATGCTACTGGAGGAGAAGTGCTTAGTTCAGGAGATGATCAAGTATTAGTTCCAAAAGGGACAACCTATTTCATTTGTAGTATCGGAGATCATTGCGCTAATGGTGTCAAGGTTGCCATCATAGGCAAATGA
- the LOC132600154 gene encoding basic blue protein-like, protein MLGKQVFAIFPVIIMVLFSIQITITTHSYVVGDSVGWTFGVSSWANERKFDAGDLLLFKYHKGVHNVMIVNKANYDNCNAIGKTLSSGNDSVTLGKVPNYFICGIDGHCNDGLKMEAIAH, encoded by the exons ATGTTAGGAAAACAAGTTTTTGCAATTTTTCCGGTCATTATTATGGTGTTATTTAGCATCCAAATAACTATTACAACACATAGTTACGTCGTTGGAGATAGTGTTGGTTGGACATTCGGTGTTAGCAGCTGGGCTAATGAGAGGAAATTCGATGCTGGCGATTTGCTTT TATTCAAATATCATAAAGGCGTTCACAATGTGATGATAGTGAACAAAGCGAACTACGATAATTGTAATGCTATAGGAAAAACACTTAGTTCGGGCAATGATAGTGTAACCCTTGGCAAGGTTCCAAACTACTTCATTTGTGGTATTGATGGTCATTGTAATGATGGCCTAAAGATGGAAGCTATTGCTcattaa